The Mytilus edulis chromosome 5, xbMytEdul2.2, whole genome shotgun sequence genomic interval agtctttgttaaatttatgGTATTACATATATACAGCTGCATTTTTTGCATTTAATATATATCCTATATGTATACAGAGAACTACAGATTAAATGCACATACCATGCATACCCTAGGCTATAATTTTAATAGGTGGCAGCAAATAGGTCAGATTGgcctatatacatgatatatgtggTGTCCATACATCTCATCTCTGTTGTTCCTAAGACTCAAAATTCTGCTTCCCCTGGCTAAGTCCcctcaacatttttttataagtagatatataGATCAGCAGCTCCTCTAAGGATTAGTACTGGAACATGTTAAGTATAGTCAAGTGTCTTAGTCCTGTCTTTTTTGTCtctcttattattttatttatattattattattattattattattatactattgatattttattgtaagCTACAATGTACCAAGCCACAACTCCTCTTTGTTATGGTGCCTGAAAACAGTGAACCGATAATGTTCATTGTTGAGGTTTGAAAAGTGCCAACATACCTCATTATTtggactctggtggatagttatcaGACTGATGAATGCCCTTTCATCTTTTCTTTTTTGATCTGTTCATTGGTCAGGCAAATTGGATACCCAAAATGTcagcaaaaatatttttcaatactttcaattagacaataaatgtatattcattgaatattCTGCAATAATGAGTAGACCTATAAATACAAAAGTGTGTGGTATTTCAGATCCATATGTTGAGGTACAATATGATGCTGTACCACCTAATGAGACAAATGGTACTGCCAATCAACAGGCAAATATAGGTAAGTTTCCCTGTTAATAGTATCATAATTCTTAATTCCTCAAATCTAAGAAACTGTTCAGTCTAAGATCCAATATGCAGGATTTTATGTTAACagaatagaaaagaaaaacagaGGATATAAAGTATCAATCAATGACACCAAATAGTACATGCACAGCACATTAAAGAAAACCAAATAGTTAGTCTTTCAACTAGGAACACAAAAAAACTCATCTCACTGCAAGTTTAAGGTGTAAATATCAAATTAAGtagaatatgtttttgtaatTAAGATCTGCATAGTTATATAGATCTTGTATTAAACGTTTCTGTTTATATACCCCACCTATATTATGTATCTTGTTCTGTGCATCACATTatcttcaaacttagtacacatattcatTATGATTagtttgaaatatatttgataaaatagtGTTTTGATCTAAATTCACATGATATGGTTTTGTTTAGGAAAATATGTGTCTCATcaacttgaaaacaaataaaggcAGATGTACAtatgatttccaataagacaactttccaccaaagtcagatggatgtgtaattaacaatatattattcaccatacagcctttaaaaacaaaaatggacaGTGATAAAAGACATTGTATAAGTTTGTGGTATTTCAGATCAATATGATGGGGTACGATATCATCCTGTACAACCTAACGAATTAAATGGTACTAACAATCAGGGGACAAATATAGCTAATAGATTTGGTCATCATCCATCAAATGAAGGTTAGTGGTCAAGTTAATGTAAAATGATTTTAAGTTGTGGGTGCATACTTTCAATTGTCCATGTCTTTGTGGATAATTGTAAACTcctgttcaaaaatataatacttATTTGATAATATGATGAATAAAATGCCACCATAGGCATAATGTTTTTGATTCTTAATTCTAAGTGtgcaatattaaaatttcttttcattAAAACCACAATGCCAACTGTGTTAAAGTAATGATCAGTACACTTACTGAAAAGTTAAAGAATTTGTACATTAATTGAATACCAAAAGTAACAGGGAATTACAGAAATTTTCAAATGGCTAAAATAAGTGATAATCATTATATAATACAAACACTTATTTAGATATAATTCTTGTATGATTTGAAACATAAGGGAGTATGTTACAAGATTGGTCAAGAAGACTCCTGGTagtggcttatttatttttcgaaAGATGCTGTCGACTGAACTACTTTTTGAAACCAATATAAACAAAATGGTGATGTAATAACACTATGAACACATACTGTGGCTCAAAGTTAAAAAGACTTATTTATCACTTTATGacacaaatatacaatttacataTGGTAGAGTGGGGGAAACAAATTCTTATCTCCGATTCTTAAatattataaggattaaacacattttaaaaggaatttattggtgtttaaactggaccaagtcactctcaaacatatcataaaagtcctgaaggacttttatttgtttgtaagtGAATTAGTCgagttaaaacacaaataaaatcctttaaaagactattatttctgttaaaaaaaagagagaaacatTAAAGTTCCTTTGAATGCACTAGATTTCATATATgattcttttgaatttttgaattgtttttatttaataatattacAGTACCATTTGTAGATATAGGAACATCTGGTACACCACAAACGTCTGATAAGCCTTTTCAGCCAGTAATTGCGACAAGCGTTTCAAGGATTGGTGCTTATCAAACACCACAACCACAACAATTGGATGATGCGTGTAATGAAACATACCATGTAGCTGATATAGATAGATCTATTGTGTCCTCCCAACAGGAGGAGGTTGTTATTCCTAATAATGACTCTCACATTTCAAATCCAAATCAGGAGGAAGAATTTATTATCAGTTCAGCAAAATTTCCAGCATATTCTAAGAAAAGAGTTAGAGAACAAAGTTTTACTGAATGGTCACTAAGTGAACCATCCAAACAAAAGATGGCCACTGCTGGATTTTTCTATAAAGGTAAAGCTATCATGATGCTTTctcatttaaatgttttgaatgatttaatgattcattttatcttgtggatagttgtctcatttgcaaataTACCACATTTCTTTATTATTAGATTTTGGACTctcttatagatataggaagatgtggtgtgagtgccaatgagacaactctccatccaaataacaatttataaaagtaaaccattataggtcaatgtactgccttcaacacggatccttggctcacaccgaagaaaaagctataaagggccccaaaattacaagtgtaaaaccattcaaatgggaaaaccaacggtctaatctatataaaaaacaagaaacgagataTTTGTCCAATTTGCAAATGTACcacatttctttattattatatttttgactCTTATGTTTATATTCATCAATAACCTCATACGTATCTTTACCATTTTAGATTTACCTTTGATGACTCGTTGATAAAcattgtttcattctacagaaaTTATACTGTCTATATCTGTTCATTGAATTTTAgtggtttttatacgcccgtcaaaattttttgtaaaaaaagtattttccaCATGTCGCtctgtatctcagaaactatttatgattattgcataaaactttcacACAAGACGAAGGGTCTATCATGCTCTCATGGAGCagctgtttttttaatttttgttatcttctgtcattatcatgattatgatcatgatgattattgattgttgtcatacattttaacaaaaatcttctctgaaacaacAAGATAAATTTCAACCACACACTTATTTAATAATACATAGGGTTTGTAGTATAATTGttagtttgtttatatattgtactgttacaccacctTATCAACTGAGGGGGAGGATccaactaacatgtttaaccccaccacatacTATAGGTGTCTGTCATATGTCGGGAGCTTGTAATGTAGTTGTTGTtattgctgtttatcatatttgtattaCGTTAATTGTTTTAACATACATCAGGCCATTGGTGTCCcattttgaattgctttacatttatcatttatggGCCTTTATATATGATATAGGTTTTGTGCGATGATGAAGGCTGTATGGTTACCTTTAGTTactaatttctatgtcatttgtttctggtggagagttgtctcaaaatcaattactgtaaaccaacttatttttgcgacttttgcgagtagaaaaataacgcaaatttaaatcgtcgcgaatagGTATATAACTTGGTGCTTTCCTTATTAGACTTCCTCAAGTAAATTAGAAAATAGCGACATTAAATCGCCGCGAAGTGGACTAGAATGGtataaacgcgaaataaagtatctgtgaaaataaattggtttacagtatacaacatcttatttttatatacatctGCATCTTACGTTAGTTgtgttaatattttaataattgattgcttttttttatgtttttcaggaTGCAATACGTATGCACAATGCTTTTGTTGTGGATTCAATCAGAAGTGGAGAGAAAATGATGATCCTTTTAGTAGCAGTTTACATAATGATAACTGTTTATATTCTCAAAAAGTAAATAACAGCTCTGGCCAGGTATATATGtacattcattttaaaattttgaaaaacaatatgCTCCTAATAATTTGCTTTTTGAAATCTTCCAAGTTTTACAAACAGCTTTAAACTCTGTAATGCTGATTTTAAACGCATTAATATGGGTTCAAGTATTTCCAAGTAAGAAGATGATAGCAATTGGCAtctaaatataatgaaataaaaataattaagacaAGCTTCaattatttaatatcaaaatgtttCTTGAGAAACAGTGGAAATGAGTAAGCTGAATTGTACACGTGTATAATAATAAGcagatatattatataaaaaaacaagcatGCTGTCTGTCCTTTCTAAAGAACTCCTAGTCAGTTAATAGTAATGTTTAAATGTGTCTGTtgtctgttgatttaaaaaaaaatagcatgcTTTTACTGaaataatgtcatgaatgtaaaATAGTACCCAGAAATATGGagtaaatgttgaaaaataaaacaaaatatattttttttactttcaggATAGTATCTCAAGTAGTCCTAATAATGAAGAAACAGATCCTAAGTCAATGGAATAACCTCAAGTTTTAAGATGATTTCAGAGAAATTGCTGTTCTGGCTATATGAAAACCAATTGATTACATCCTTATATCTTACTCctgtggattcatcattattcattggataccaatttatgTGGACATGGTgtgtacaggtgaaccacaaaattaaatgttcaacaaagaatGAACT includes:
- the LOC139523520 gene encoding uncharacterized protein isoform X2, which codes for MIVNILWVSVWMVFMVILSEAKVVWEVQKPISEYGEDLELFCIADNYNKSSETSKRWYQGQTLLTFNDASEDITKYNASLYSNGFKLIIKNLTKNDVNITYMCSDGFDKSENLPLLAKDVFKKDVPAHKGELKESNSNIAVILGIVIGAFIVILISVLAILYKRGRLVMVTKICFNRDPPNAPDPYVEVQYDAVPPNETNGTANQQANIDQYDGVRYHPVQPNELNGTNNQGTNIANRFGHHPSNEDIGTSGTPQTSDKPFQPVIATSVSRIGAYQTPQPQQLDDACNETYHVADIDRSIVSSQQEEVVIPNNDSHISNPNQEEEFIISSAKFPAYSKKRVREQSFTEWSLSEPSKQKMATAGFFYKGCNTYAQCFCCGFNQKWRENDDPFSSSLHNDNCLYSQKVNNSSGQDSISSSPNNEETDPKSME
- the LOC139523520 gene encoding uncharacterized protein isoform X1, yielding MIVNILWVSVWMVFMVILSEAKVVWEVQKPISEYGEDLELFCIADNYNKSSETSKRWYQGQTLLTFNDASEDITKYNASLYSNGFKLIIKNLTKNDVNITYMCSDGFDKSENLPLLAKDVFKKDVPAHKGELKESNSNIAVILGIVIGAFIVILISVLAILYKRGRLVMVTKICFNRDPPNAPDPYVEVQYDAVPPNETNGTANQQANIDQYDGVRYHPVQPNELNGTNNQGTNIANRFGHHPSNEVPFVDIGTSGTPQTSDKPFQPVIATSVSRIGAYQTPQPQQLDDACNETYHVADIDRSIVSSQQEEVVIPNNDSHISNPNQEEEFIISSAKFPAYSKKRVREQSFTEWSLSEPSKQKMATAGFFYKGCNTYAQCFCCGFNQKWRENDDPFSSSLHNDNCLYSQKVNNSSGQDSISSSPNNEETDPKSME